One part of the Bacillus sp. FJAT-45350 genome encodes these proteins:
- a CDS encoding bifunctional homocysteine S-methyltransferase/methylenetetrahydrofolate reductase, whose amino-acid sequence MNLLKDLQSKILIGDGAMGTLLYAQGVDNCYEELNITQEEKIFDVHRAYIDAGADVIQTNTYAANSIKLEKYGLDNKVKLLNRAAVNIAKKAAKNQSYVLGTIGGIRGIQKKAWALEEIKSSFVNQLDSLLEETPDGILLETYYDFEEIFESVKIARTMTDIPIIAQVSLGDIGVLHNGMKISSALTQLANVGANVVGLNCRMGPYHMTRSFEEVPLLDNAFLSAYPNASLPDYRDGRFFYQSNPSYFGESALKFREQGIRLLGGCCGTTPEHIEAMAQALKGKAPIEEKVVISSEPEKINIYKNNSEEPIHEIVRKRHSVIVELDPPKQLSIEGFVEGAKKLTEAGVDAVTMADNSLASPRVDNMALGSIIKTQVGARPLIHVTCRDRNLIGLQSHLMGLHTLGIDQLLAITGDPTKIGDFPGATSVYDLTSFDLIQLIKQLNEGISFSGKSLGQKTNFSVAAAFNPNVRHLDKAVKRMEKKIESGADYFMTQPIYSEEQIVDVYHATKHITKPIYIGIMPLTSSRNAEFLHNEVPGIKLTDEIRARMATHGDNREAAQKEGVDLSKSLIDVALKHFHGIYLITPFLRYGMTVELTKYIHEKVGVLTTK is encoded by the coding sequence ATGAACCTATTAAAAGACTTACAATCAAAAATCTTAATTGGTGATGGAGCCATGGGTACGCTTCTGTATGCTCAAGGTGTCGATAATTGTTATGAAGAATTAAACATTACTCAAGAAGAGAAGATATTTGATGTTCACCGTGCCTACATTGACGCTGGTGCTGATGTTATTCAAACAAATACGTATGCGGCAAACTCAATTAAATTAGAAAAATATGGACTCGATAATAAGGTTAAATTACTTAATCGTGCAGCAGTTAACATTGCAAAAAAAGCAGCCAAAAATCAAAGCTACGTTCTAGGTACTATTGGTGGAATTAGAGGAATTCAGAAGAAGGCATGGGCTTTAGAGGAGATTAAAAGTAGTTTTGTAAACCAGCTTGATAGTTTATTAGAAGAAACACCAGATGGAATACTTCTTGAAACTTATTACGACTTTGAAGAAATTTTTGAATCTGTAAAAATAGCTAGAACAATGACAGATATTCCAATAATAGCTCAAGTATCTTTAGGGGATATTGGCGTACTACACAATGGAATGAAGATTTCAAGTGCACTAACTCAATTGGCGAATGTCGGTGCAAATGTAGTTGGTTTAAATTGTCGTATGGGACCTTACCATATGACTCGATCCTTCGAAGAGGTACCATTACTAGATAATGCATTCTTGTCTGCTTATCCAAATGCAAGTTTGCCAGATTACCGTGATGGACGCTTTTTCTATCAGTCTAACCCTAGCTACTTTGGAGAAAGTGCGTTAAAGTTCCGTGAGCAAGGGATTCGACTATTAGGTGGTTGTTGTGGTACAACGCCAGAGCATATTGAAGCAATGGCTCAAGCATTAAAAGGAAAAGCACCAATTGAAGAAAAGGTCGTTATTTCTTCAGAGCCAGAAAAAATCAATATATATAAGAATAATTCAGAAGAGCCAATACATGAAATTGTTAGAAAGCGTCATTCCGTCATTGTCGAGCTAGATCCTCCTAAGCAACTTTCAATTGAAGGATTTGTAGAAGGAGCGAAAAAATTAACAGAAGCTGGTGTTGATGCTGTAACAATGGCAGATAATTCATTAGCATCGCCACGTGTTGACAATATGGCATTAGGCTCAATTATAAAAACCCAAGTAGGGGCGCGTCCTCTAATTCATGTTACGTGCAGAGATAGAAATTTAATTGGTCTTCAGTCTCATTTAATGGGTTTACATACATTAGGGATTGATCAATTGTTAGCAATTACTGGTGACCCTACAAAAATAGGTGATTTTCCAGGAGCGACATCTGTATATGATTTAACTTCTTTTGATTTAATACAGTTAATTAAACAGCTTAATGAAGGTATTTCTTTTTCAGGGAAGTCGTTAGGTCAGAAAACGAATTTCTCTGTTGCGGCCGCTTTTAACCCTAATGTTCGTCATTTAGATAAGGCAGTTAAAAGAATGGAAAAGAAGATTGAGTCAGGTGCGGATTACTTTATGACTCAGCCTATTTATAGTGAAGAACAAATTGTTGATGTTTATCATGCGACAAAGCATATTACGAAGCCAATTTATATAGGAATTATGCCTTTAACAAGTTCAAGGAACGCAGAATTTTTACACAATGAAGTTCCAGGTATAAAGTTAACGGATGAGATTCGAGCTCGAATGGCTACACATGGTGATAATAGAGAAGCTGCTCAAAAAGAAGGGGTAGATTTATCAAAGTCGTTAATCGATGTTGCGTTAAAACATTTCCACGGAATTTATCTTATTACACCGTTTTTACGTTACGGAATGACAGTTGAATTAACAAAGTATATCCATGAAAAAGTCGGTGTACTTACAACAAAGTGA